From the genome of Cyanobacteria bacterium GSL.Bin1:
CTAACCATAACGTTACTCCTGCTGATGCAGTTGCTCTAAAATGCCCTCTAATTCTTTGATTTTATCGCCATATTCTCCCCAATTTCCCGCTTGGGCAGCTTGTTGGGCGTCTCGATAAACATCGATCGCGCGTTGGGTTAAATTATCAGGGATTGGGGTTTGGGCAGTGGGTTGCTCTTGCGCCGGTGGCGGTGGAACTGTTTCTTCTCCAAAAACAGCTGAGATGGCTGATTGTAAAGTCGGGCGCATCACTAAGTTATCTCCATGGGCAACCACAACTCGCTTGAGTTGGGGTAATTCTCCTTGTTCGGCCCGTAAATAAATCGGTTCGACATAAAGAATGGATTCTTCAATGGGAATGACGAGTAAGTTGCCGCGAATCACTCTTGAACCTTGTTGGTCCCAAAGACTTAACTGTTGCGAAATCTCTGGGGTTTGATCAATTCTTGCTTCAATTTGACTGGGGCCATAAATGAGTTCTTGTTTTGGAAATTCATATAACAATAATTTGCCATAATTTTCCCCATCGGACCGCGCTGCCATCCAAGCAATCATGTTATCTTTATTAATAGGCGTAAAGGGTAAAATTAGTACAAACTCTGCTCTGTCCGCCTCGGGTAAGCGCATAATAGTGTAATAGGGTTCGACTAATTGCTGATTGCCTTCATAAGTTTCTGTTGCAAATCGCCATAAGTCTTCCTGGTTATAAAACACTTCCGGATTACTCATGTGATAGGCCAAATACATTTGAGTCTGGATTTTGAATAAATCTAAAGGGTAGCGGAAGTGAGATTGCACTTCTGGAGAAACCTCACTCATGGAAGTGAATAAGCTAGGAAAGATTTTTTGATAGGTTTGAATCAGCGGATCGGATTCATCGGTAATGACAAACCGTAATGTGCCATCGTAAGCATCAACAATCACTTTGACCGAGTTCCGAACATAATTAAATCCACCGGCAAGCAGTTGGGTATTTTGTCCCTGTTGTAAGATGGTTCCCGCATTATTAATCGCGGAAACCGGTTCAGAATAAGGATAATAATCGCTGACCGTATAGCCTTCCACGATCCACTTCATACGACCATTAATTAAGGTTATGTAAGGGTCGGCATCTAAGCGTAAAAATGGCGCGACATGGTTGATGCGTTCGCGAATATTGCGATAATAATGAATCCGAGATTCCGGTTGAAACTGAGTGGAAATAAGAACTTTGAGACTGCCCAAATCATACGCATAGAGTAAGCGATGCCAAAAGGAACCAATGTCAACCCCCCCAGCACCGTCATAACGGTTGCTGGCATTATCTTCTCCCAGGGGGTAATCAAACTCATCTTCCACCATGCCGGTAAAAATATAGTTATTGGTTTCCTCACCGTAATAAATACGCGGTTGTTCCACTTCTAAATTGACACTAGAAACTGGCGGAATATCTTTAATCAGTAATTCTGGCAAGCCTTGTGAGGTGACTTGATTCACAGGACTCATCACTAAGCCATAACCGTGGGTATATTTGAGACGTTGACTGACCCAGCGA
Proteins encoded in this window:
- a CDS encoding UPF0182 family protein, encoding MVAKRPNAIPNWRWLIPPLVALILILIFSGTLVHLTTESWWFSAVGFSDVFWTLLTWRGITWVGSFLIFALFLGLNYWFAMRVTRYSTIRLLEGSDLSFYADRLPKYIAPIIIFFISLSAAGASITAWDTLLKFLNTTEFNRTDPIYERDIGFYLFQLPFYEGLQDWLFALFLTGLLVAGAVYILKGTINLSRGWQYLIYGEAKAHICLLLAGLAFLIAFQFWLQRYDLLYSTEGVVSGAGFTDTHARLTALTGMGFMALALAVVFIASAGQNSLTLPITGITLYLVIYILLYQAYPGFQQQFIVEPNELAKERPYIENNIALTRDAYNLSGVERDNYPAQGMLDRAAVEDNQGTIRNIRLWDYRPLLTTYGQLQEIRPYYNFRDVDIDRYTINDTYRQVMLSPRELSRAPQDRWVSQRLKYTHGYGLVMSPVNQVTSQGLPELLIKDIPPVSSVNLEVEQPRIYYGEETNNYIFTGMVEDEFDYPLGEDNASNRYDGAGGVDIGSFWHRLLYAYDLGSLKVLISTQFQPESRIHYYRNIRERINHVAPFLRLDADPYITLINGRMKWIVEGYTVSDYYPYSEPVSAINNAGTILQQGQNTQLLAGGFNYVRNSVKVIVDAYDGTLRFVITDESDPLIQTYQKIFPSLFTSMSEVSPEVQSHFRYPLDLFKIQTQMYLAYHMSNPEVFYNQEDLWRFATETYEGNQQLVEPYYTIMRLPEADRAEFVLILPFTPINKDNMIAWMAARSDGENYGKLLLYEFPKQELIYGPSQIEARIDQTPEISQQLSLWDQQGSRVIRGNLLVIPIEESILYVEPIYLRAEQGELPQLKRVVVAHGDNLVMRPTLQSAISAVFGEETVPPPPAQEQPTAQTPIPDNLTQRAIDVYRDAQQAAQAGNWGEYGDKIKELEGILEQLHQQE